A stretch of DNA from Anopheles ziemanni chromosome 3, idAnoZiCoDA_A2_x.2, whole genome shotgun sequence:
catttttccatCGCACGTAATTTAAAACTCAAAGCGTATCTGTTGTCTCTAACTAGTAGTTAACAGCAGTCTCTTAACCCGCATCGTTGGCACGATTACTAAGCTTGTTTGCAGTGATTTAAGCAGtgcaacttttctttttccttgctCTGTACCGGATCCGGATAAAACATAGGATATCTAAGTTTTGTTAAAGAAATATATAATCTATTATGTGCTAGATCATCATACAACCGATGGGACTGATTTGACGACAAACTTATAAGTAATTGTAAATCAACTTTTTGTCTCAAGAAAAACGACCCATCTTTTCGGTGTACGGGGTAAAGCTAAAGCCGAAAACAATTTGCGTACACTAATTTCATGATGAACTAAAAAATAAGGATCTTTTTTCTGCGAGTTTTTTGAGATGCGAAGGTgagctggaaaaacaaaaaaaaaagaaataaaaatacagcAAATGAAAAAACTTACCATGAGCAGAGAGTCACGTCAACAATCTGCAAACCAAGCGAGGATGTTGTAAAAATAGAATGACGTACTATTACACCACTCTTTAAAATAAGTATTGTTGACGAAGACATTATACGGCTAACAGAAAAACAGGCGCAAACCTCGAAGGTAAAACTCAAAGCAAAAGACGATGGCAAAGCGAGCAGTATCTAcagaaaataaactttttcgTTGAGTAATAAATCGATAAAacatgaataaaattaaatagaaaaacagaaaacacacTGTCGCAGTACTACTACGATTTTTGTcgtcaataaaaacaaaaatgaacggCATGTAGAACAACTCTGAACGAGGgggaatgtttaatttttattttcgggtAACAAGCGATAGGTTGCAATCAATATAAATGGTATATTTCGTTTCTGCTTACTTTACTTCAAGTATCCACACTCGTAGGCATGCCGGAACACGTCTAACAATCGACGCCGACCTGCAGAAGTCTTGATGTTTCGCACCGTCATTACCTGTTCCAGCGGAAGAGCTTCCGTTGTTTCGATTTTATCCAAGTCTGGCACTTCCGTTTCATCCAACAGTGAAAGCGGTATCGATTCCACGGCTATACCACACCCAAATCGTCCGAATTGCTCCAACTCATTCGACAGTTCACTGCGTGGGAACACTACGTCCGGGTCGGAACCGAGATCGGCGAGATGATCGCAACAGCTCTGGTAGTATGCCGTCAACATTTCATCATATCCATGCTGGCGCATAGTTTGATCGGTACAGGTGTAAACGAAGAGGATAATGTCGAGCGCAGGAGACCCATAACGTACCATCTGGAAGTCGATCATCCGGACACTGTCGGGCCGGAAGAGGAAATTCGGTAGCCAGCAGTCACCGTGAGTAATTAAAGAGTTTTGGTTGCGCGTATGCGTGAGCTCCGCCATCATATGGTAGATGTTACTATCGAGGAAAGATTGAGTAACTTCTTTTAAGTTTGCCGGAAACTCGTACACATTGGACGCACTCTCCACGGCAATGGCGTCCTTCGAAATAGCCACGAGTCGTTGCATGAAATTACGATACCAGGGTTCCAGAGCTGCACTGTAGTATGTTTCCTGAATCGTGTCGACGATTGTCCGAAATGTTTCCGGTTGTTGGTGTTTAAGCGCCAACGATAAAGCGTGAAAGCGACCCAGCGACCGGAGGCATTGAAGGCATTGTGATAGCTCTATTCCTTCTGCTCTACAATACGAAAAATGTTTTGTGGGGGTATGAAAATAGTATTTAAACAGAATGGTAGCAACGATAACGTGTGATGGTGAAAG
This window harbors:
- the LOC131289431 gene encoding uncharacterized protein LOC131289431 codes for the protein MIYSIRIFVAEGIELSQCLQCLRSLGRFHALSLALKHQQPETFRTIVDTIQETYYSAALEPWYRNFMQRLVAISKDAIAVESASNVYEFPANLKEVTQSFLDSNIYHMMAELTHTRNQNSLITHGDCWLPNFLFRPDSVRMIDFQMVRYGSPALDIILFVYTCTDQTMRQHGYDEMLTAYYQSCCDHLADLGSDPDVVFPRSELSNELEQFGRFGCGIAVESIPLSLLDETEVPDLDKIETTEALPLEQVMTVRNIKTSAGRRRLLDVFRHAYECGYLK